From a region of the uncultured Desulfatiglans sp. genome:
- the glyA gene encoding serine hydroxymethyltransferase (Evidence 2a : Function from experimental evidences in other organisms; PubMedId : 10656824, 2034230, 6190704, 6300791, 9298646; Product type e : enzyme), producing MLRDRSLKEADSEVFEAIGREIAREQDGLVMIASENYASRAVMEAQGSVMTNKYAEGYPGARYYGGCEYVDTVEHLAIERARTLFGAEYANVQPHSGSQANMGIYISFLEPGDTILGMGLAQGGHLTHGSAVSFSGKLYNAISYGVHPESHRIDYDQVRDLTRRHKPRLIIAGASAYPRYIDFDLFAEIAHENDAYLMADMAHIAGLVAAGLHPTPIGRADFVTTTTHKTLRGPRGGLILSDARYGEKLDKGIFPGIQGGPLMHVIAAKAVALGEALGAKFTAYQKQVIQNAKALGEALTGFGFDLVSGGTDNHLLLLNLSNRSLTGKDAEAALVRAGIVANKNAIPYDRRGPKITSGLRLGTPALTTRGMGAEEMRLIAGWIRNVLEHPESEMTLAAVGREVRELCRRFPVYAHLEGGVA from the coding sequence ATGTTGCGGGACAGATCTTTGAAGGAAGCGGACAGTGAGGTCTTCGAGGCCATAGGACGGGAAATTGCGCGCGAGCAGGACGGGCTCGTCATGATCGCGTCCGAAAACTATGCGAGCCGGGCCGTCATGGAGGCGCAGGGCTCCGTGATGACCAACAAGTATGCGGAGGGCTACCCCGGAGCGCGGTATTACGGTGGATGCGAATACGTCGACACGGTTGAGCACCTCGCCATCGAGCGTGCCCGGACGCTGTTCGGGGCGGAATACGCCAATGTCCAGCCGCATTCCGGTTCGCAGGCCAACATGGGCATCTATATCTCTTTTCTCGAGCCGGGGGACACCATCCTGGGGATGGGGCTGGCCCAGGGGGGGCATCTGACGCACGGGAGCGCAGTCAGTTTTTCGGGAAAACTTTACAATGCGATATCCTACGGCGTGCACCCCGAATCGCACCGGATCGATTACGACCAAGTGCGCGATCTGACCCGGCGGCACAAACCGCGCCTGATCATCGCCGGCGCGAGCGCCTATCCCCGCTACATCGATTTCGATCTCTTCGCTGAAATCGCCCACGAAAACGACGCCTACCTGATGGCCGACATGGCGCACATCGCCGGCCTCGTGGCGGCCGGGTTGCACCCGACGCCGATCGGCCGGGCGGATTTCGTGACCACCACGACCCACAAAACGCTGCGCGGGCCTCGCGGCGGACTCATCCTGTCGGATGCAAGATACGGGGAAAAACTCGACAAGGGGATCTTTCCGGGGATTCAGGGAGGCCCCCTGATGCATGTGATCGCCGCCAAGGCGGTGGCCCTGGGGGAGGCGCTCGGCGCGAAGTTCACCGCCTACCAGAAGCAGGTGATCCAGAACGCGAAGGCGCTGGGCGAGGCACTGACGGGGTTCGGCTTCGATCTGGTCTCCGGAGGGACCGACAACCACCTGCTTTTGCTCAATCTGAGCAACCGGAGCCTGACGGGCAAGGATGCGGAGGCCGCCCTTGTCAGGGCAGGCATCGTCGCCAACAAGAACGCCATCCCCTATGACCGGCGCGGCCCGAAGATCACGAGCGGCCTGCGGCTCGGGACGCCGGCGCTGACCACGCGGGGGATGGGAGCCGAAGAAATGCGCCTGATCGCCGGTTGGATCCGCAACGTGCTCGAGCACCCGGAATCGGAGATGACGCTTGCGGCCGTCGGCAGGGAGGTGCGGGAGTTGTGCCGCCGCTTCCCGGTTTACGCCCATCTCGAGGGGGGCGTGGCGTGA
- the ribE gene encoding Riboflavin synthase: MFTGLVEGIGTIVGISRMGGDVRLRVRPGFPMDDCRIGDSVSVNGACLTVTDIAAGVLGMDVSTETLRCTTLSRLKTGDAVNLERALRLGDRLGGHLVAGHVDGIGTIRAKDRRERSWLLHVAVDALLTAYMIDKGSVAVDGVSLTINRTGPDFFECNIIPQTGRETVLLERRIGDLVNIETDLIGKYVEKFFLRGKTARVREPRDEKRPGITLEMLYQNGFGD, translated from the coding sequence ATGTTTACCGGATTGGTGGAAGGGATCGGAACGATCGTAGGAATCAGCCGCATGGGAGGCGACGTGCGTCTGAGGGTGCGCCCCGGTTTTCCCATGGACGACTGCCGGATCGGCGACAGCGTCAGCGTGAACGGCGCCTGCCTGACGGTAACCGACATCGCCGCGGGGGTCCTTGGGATGGATGTTTCCACCGAAACGCTCCGCTGCACGACCCTGAGCCGCCTCAAGACGGGGGATGCGGTCAATCTCGAGCGGGCCCTGCGGCTGGGAGACCGGCTGGGGGGCCATCTGGTGGCCGGGCATGTGGACGGCATCGGAACGATCCGCGCCAAGGACCGGCGGGAGCGGTCCTGGCTGTTGCACGTGGCGGTGGATGCGCTCCTGACGGCCTACATGATCGACAAGGGGTCCGTGGCGGTCGACGGGGTCAGCTTGACCATCAACCGCACCGGCCCTGATTTTTTCGAGTGCAACATCATCCCTCAAACGGGAAGGGAAACGGTGCTGCTTGAGCGTCGCATAGGAGACCTGGTGAATATCGAGACCGACCTCATCGGCAAATATGTCGAAAAATTTTTCCTCAGAGGAAAGACCGCTCGGGTGCGGGAGCCGAGGGATGAGAAGAGGCCGGGCATTACATTGGAAATGCTCTATCAGAACGGATTTGGTGACTGA
- the nrdR gene encoding transcriptional repressor of nrd genes (Evidence 2b : Function from indirect experimental evidences (e.g. phenotypes); Product type r : regulator) — MKCPYCGKINNKVIDSRLSKDGRMIRRRRECLACGRRFTTYEKLEELLPMVVKKDGRRENFSREKIISGIRKACQKRPISMTRIEEFVDALELQFQESGKKELSSTDIGERVINELRDWDEVAYVRFASVYRQFRDINEFMSELERMLKSRQETPAE, encoded by the coding sequence ATGAAATGCCCCTACTGTGGAAAGATCAACAACAAAGTCATCGATTCCCGTCTGAGCAAGGACGGGAGGATGATCCGCCGCCGCAGGGAGTGCCTGGCGTGTGGACGGCGGTTCACCACCTATGAGAAGCTGGAAGAGCTTCTGCCCATGGTGGTGAAGAAGGACGGCCGGAGAGAAAACTTCAGCCGCGAAAAGATCATCTCGGGCATCCGGAAGGCCTGCCAGAAGCGGCCCATCAGCATGACCCGGATCGAAGAGTTTGTCGACGCCCTGGAGCTGCAGTTCCAGGAGTCGGGCAAGAAGGAGTTGTCCAGCACGGATATCGGGGAGCGGGTGATCAACGAGCTGAGGGATTGGGATGAAGTGGCCTATGTCCGATTCGCCTCGGTCTACCGGCAGTTCCGCGATATCAACGAGTTCATGAGTGAACTGGAGCGGATGCTGAAGTCCCGACAGGAGACGCCGGCGGAGTGA
- a CDS encoding Cytidine and deoxycytidylate deaminase zinc-binding region — protein sequence MTRPSWPEYFMTIAETVATRSTCLRRHVGAVLVKDKRILATGYNGAPAGLAHCAEVGCLRSDTSIPSGQRHELCRGLHAEQNAIVQAACHGIAIAGSSLYCTNKPCVICSKMIINAGIREVYYREGYDDELADRMLAEAGVRMTKVER from the coding sequence GTGACGCGGCCTTCCTGGCCGGAGTATTTCATGACCATCGCGGAGACGGTGGCGACGCGCTCGACCTGCCTGCGGCGCCATGTCGGGGCCGTCCTGGTGAAGGACAAGCGCATTCTGGCCACCGGGTACAACGGAGCTCCTGCGGGGCTCGCGCATTGCGCGGAGGTCGGCTGCCTGAGGAGCGACACCTCCATTCCCTCGGGTCAGCGGCATGAGTTGTGCCGCGGGCTGCATGCGGAGCAGAATGCCATCGTGCAGGCGGCCTGCCACGGGATCGCCATTGCCGGCTCCTCCCTCTATTGCACCAACAAGCCCTGTGTGATCTGCTCCAAGATGATCATCAACGCAGGAATCCGCGAGGTCTATTACCGAGAGGGGTATGACGACGAACTGGCGGACCGGATGCTGGCCGAGGCCGGTGTGAGGATGACCAAGGTCGAGCGATGA
- the ribBA gene encoding Riboflavin biosynthesis protein RibBA (Includes: 3,4-dihydroxy-2-butanone 4-phosphate synthase; GTP cyclohydrolase-2) has product MRRGRALHWKCSIRTDLVTEMPISKIEEVLEDLRQGKMIILVDDENRENEGDLTIAAEKVTPEAINFMAKHGRGLICLALHPDIIDRLKLNPMVYDNRSPYRTAFTVSIEARTGVTTGISAADRAHTILTAVADDARPEDLIQPGHVFPLRARRGGVLFRTGQTEGSVDLARLAGLKPAGVICEVMKDDGTMARLPDLEVFAEEHGLKIATVADIIAYRMRKESFVHQAATTVLPTPHGEFKAVVFVNDIDDYEHIALVKGEIDPEKPVLVRVHSECLTGDVFGSYRCDCGEQLQKAMQMVQDEGLGVILYLQQEGRGIGLANKIKAYALQDQGFDTVEANEQLGFSPDLRDYGVGAQILAALGVRKMRIITNNPKKIIGLEGYGLQVVDRVPIEIEPRPENLRYLSTKCEKLGHMMRALGEKIHETEQC; this is encoded by the coding sequence ATGAGAAGAGGCCGGGCATTACATTGGAAATGCTCTATCAGAACGGATTTGGTGACTGAGATGCCTATTTCGAAGATCGAAGAGGTCCTGGAGGACCTCCGACAAGGAAAGATGATCATTCTCGTCGACGACGAGAATCGCGAAAATGAAGGGGATTTGACCATCGCGGCCGAAAAGGTTACGCCAGAGGCGATCAACTTCATGGCGAAACACGGCCGGGGACTGATTTGCCTGGCGCTTCACCCGGACATCATCGACCGGCTGAAACTGAACCCGATGGTCTATGACAACCGGTCCCCCTACAGGACGGCCTTCACCGTCTCGATCGAGGCGCGGACCGGGGTGACGACCGGGATTTCGGCCGCCGACCGGGCGCATACGATCCTGACGGCCGTCGCAGACGATGCCAGGCCCGAAGACCTCATCCAGCCCGGGCATGTTTTCCCCTTGCGGGCCCGGAGGGGCGGGGTGCTTTTCCGGACCGGGCAGACGGAGGGCTCGGTGGACCTGGCGCGGCTGGCGGGACTCAAGCCTGCGGGGGTGATCTGTGAGGTCATGAAGGATGACGGGACCATGGCCCGTCTGCCGGACCTCGAGGTCTTCGCCGAGGAGCATGGGCTGAAGATCGCGACCGTCGCGGATATCATCGCCTACCGGATGCGGAAAGAGTCTTTCGTGCACCAGGCGGCAACCACCGTCCTGCCCACGCCCCACGGCGAGTTTAAGGCGGTTGTTTTTGTCAACGATATCGATGATTACGAGCATATCGCTCTTGTGAAGGGCGAGATCGACCCGGAGAAGCCGGTTCTGGTCCGGGTCCATTCCGAGTGTCTGACGGGGGACGTATTCGGGTCCTATCGCTGCGATTGCGGGGAGCAGCTGCAGAAGGCCATGCAGATGGTGCAGGATGAGGGTCTGGGGGTGATCCTCTATCTGCAGCAGGAAGGCCGCGGCATCGGCCTGGCGAACAAGATCAAGGCTTACGCCCTTCAGGACCAGGGGTTCGACACGGTCGAGGCCAACGAACAGCTCGGCTTCTCGCCCGATTTACGGGATTACGGTGTCGGCGCACAGATCCTTGCAGCCCTCGGGGTGAGGAAGATGCGCATTATCACGAACAACCCGAAGAAGATCATCGGGCTGGAGGGCTACGGTCTGCAAGTCGTGGACAGGGTTCCGATCGAGATCGAACCACGGCCCGAGAACCTCCGCTATCTGAGCACGAAGTGCGAGAAGCTGGGGCACATGATGCGGGCCCTGGGCGAAAAAATCCATGAAACCGAGCAATGCTAG
- the rpiB gene encoding Ribose-5-phosphate isomerase B, which translates to MNIIIGSDHAGFGLKEACRRHLIETSNHRVVDAGTFDCASIDYPRIAHQVAQAVANGEYERGILICGTGIGMSMVANRYRKVRAALCHGLYTVKMARMHNDANILAMGGRVTGEGIALEMVDLFLETPFEGGRHALRVSQFD; encoded by the coding sequence ATGAATATTATCATCGGTTCAGACCATGCCGGCTTCGGGCTTAAAGAGGCCTGCAGACGCCATTTGATCGAAACGTCGAACCACCGCGTCGTGGATGCGGGGACCTTCGACTGCGCTTCCATAGATTACCCGCGGATCGCTCACCAGGTGGCGCAGGCGGTGGCGAACGGCGAATACGAGCGGGGCATCCTGATCTGCGGCACCGGCATCGGGATGAGCATGGTGGCCAACCGCTATCGGAAGGTGCGGGCGGCCCTGTGCCACGGCCTTTATACGGTCAAGATGGCGCGTATGCACAATGACGCGAATATCCTCGCCATGGGTGGGCGGGTGACCGGCGAGGGGATCGCCCTCGAGATGGTGGACCTTTTTCTCGAGACCCCCTTCGAAGGGGGTCGGCATGCGCTGCGGGTGTCGCAGTTCGATTGA
- the ribD gene encoding Riboflavin biosynthesis protein RibD (Includes: Diaminohydroxyphosphoribosylaminopyrimidine deaminase; 5-amino-6-(5-phosphoribosylamino)uracil reductase): MQSSRKNRFSGVGGTGPLDVRFMRIALREARKGLGRTSPNPAVGAVIVRDGKIVATGYHRKAGLPHAEIEALSKVGGRAPGDTLYVTLEPCNHQGRTPPCTAAILRSGIRRVVVGAMDPNPNVVGGGCDYLVANGLDVTTGVLEEDCRRLNEDFNAFVTTGRPFVVLKSAMTLDGWTATATGSSRWVTGEASRAFVHRLRDRVDAVMVGVGTVLSDDPQLTTRLERNKGKDPLRIVLDAHLKTPPESRILNQDSDAETWLAASEALRGQVPAALEKKGVVVHHFPSVDGLIDLPALLDWLGSKMVTSILVEGGSRVAGSLIRQRLVNKFYLFKAPKLLAGDDGIPMVAGPGFQDMAACLVLRDIDVQRFGDDIMVAGYPDYR, translated from the coding sequence ATGCAATCTTCTCGAAAAAACCGTTTCAGCGGCGTGGGCGGAACCGGACCGCTCGATGTGAGGTTCATGCGGATCGCGCTGCGCGAGGCCCGGAAGGGGCTGGGGCGCACCTCGCCCAACCCGGCGGTGGGCGCCGTGATCGTCAGGGACGGCAAGATCGTCGCAACGGGCTACCATCGCAAAGCCGGTTTGCCGCATGCCGAGATCGAGGCCTTGAGCAAGGTTGGCGGCCGGGCGCCCGGCGACACCCTATATGTCACCTTGGAGCCCTGCAACCACCAGGGGCGGACGCCGCCCTGCACCGCCGCCATTCTTCGGAGCGGCATTCGGCGCGTCGTCGTGGGCGCGATGGACCCGAACCCGAATGTAGTCGGGGGCGGATGCGACTACTTGGTAGCCAACGGCCTGGATGTCACCACCGGCGTTCTCGAGGAGGACTGCCGGCGGTTGAACGAGGATTTCAATGCCTTTGTCACCACCGGGCGCCCCTTTGTGGTCCTCAAGAGCGCCATGACCCTGGACGGCTGGACCGCCACGGCGACCGGAAGCTCCAGGTGGGTGACCGGAGAGGCGTCGCGTGCGTTTGTCCATCGTCTGCGCGATCGTGTGGATGCCGTGATGGTCGGTGTGGGAACGGTCCTTAGCGACGACCCCCAGCTGACGACCCGGCTCGAACGGAACAAAGGGAAGGATCCCTTGCGGATCGTTCTGGATGCCCACCTGAAGACGCCGCCGGAGTCCAGGATCCTGAATCAGGACTCCGATGCCGAGACGTGGCTCGCGGCTTCGGAGGCGCTGCGGGGGCAGGTGCCCGCTGCGCTCGAGAAAAAGGGGGTGGTCGTCCATCACTTTCCCTCGGTTGACGGCCTGATCGATTTGCCTGCGCTGCTTGACTGGCTTGGTTCGAAGATGGTCACCAGCATTCTGGTGGAGGGCGGCAGCCGTGTCGCCGGCAGCCTGATCCGGCAGAGGTTGGTGAATAAATTTTATCTGTTCAAGGCGCCGAAGCTCCTGGCCGGGGATGATGGCATCCCGATGGTAGCCGGGCCGGGGTTTCAGGATATGGCGGCTTGCCTCGTGCTGCGGGACATCGATGTGCAGCGCTTCGGAGATGACATCATGGTGGCAGGCTATCCGGATTACCGGTAG